The Primulina huaijiensis isolate GDHJ02 chromosome 12, ASM1229523v2, whole genome shotgun sequence genome has a window encoding:
- the LOC140990164 gene encoding uncharacterized protein, with product MAIYLRLICTAWHLVIILPLLLNGIVHCKTLKRDVKALNEIKASLGWRVVYAWVGDDPCGDGDLPPWSGVTCSVVSGSDYRVVTELEVYAVSLVGPFPIAVTNLVDLTRLDLHNNKLTGSIPSQIGRLKHLKILNLRWNKFQDAIPPEIGELKQLTHLYLSFNNFKGEIPKELANLPELRYLLLHENRLIGRIPPELGTLPKLRHLDVGNNHLIGTIRELIRIEGCFPALRNLYLNNNYLTGGIPSQLANLTNLEILYLSHNKMSGVIPFGPAHIPRLTYLYLDHNQFSGRIPDAFYKHPFLKEMYIEGNSFRPGVKPIGDHKVLELSDSEFLF from the exons ATGGCGATTTATCTTCGTTTGATTTGTACCGCGTGGCATCTAGTTATCATTTTACCTTTGCTCCTGAACGGAATCGTTCACTGCAAAACCCTCAAGCGAGATG TGAAGGCATTGAATGAAATAAAAGCATCACTTGGTTGGAGGGTAGTTTACGCTTGGGTTGGCGATGACCCTTGTGGAGACGGTGATTTGCCTCCATGGTCTGGTGTCACATGTTCCGTTGTTAGTGGGAGTGACTACAGAGTTGTTACTGAATT GGAAGTTTATGCCGTTTCCCTGGTTGGTCCATTTCCAATTGCAGTTACGAATCTCGTGGATCTTACAAGGCT GGATCTACACAACAACAAACTGACTGGGTCAATTCCATCACAAATTGGGCGGTTGAAGCATCTCAAGATCCT GAATTTGAGGTGGAATAAATTTCAAGATGCTATTCCTCCTGAAATTGGTGAACTAAAGCAGCTAACGCATCT CTATTTGAGTTTTAATAATTTCAAAGGTGAAATCCCTAAAGAACTTGCAAATCTTCCTGAGCTCCGTTATCTTCTTCTACATGAGAATCGTTTGATTGGAAGAATTCCACCTGAATTGGGAACTTTGCCGAAACTACGGCACCT GGATGTTGGCAACAACCATTTGATTGGGACCATAAGAGAACTTATTCGTATAGAAGGATGCTTCCCAGCACTTCGTAATCT TTATCTTAATAACAATTACCTTACTGGGGGCATTCCATCACAGCTTGCAAATTTGACGAACTTGGAGATTCT TTACCTATCACATAACAAAATGTCCGGTGTTATTCCATTTGGGCCAGCTCATATTCCTCGTTTGACTTACTT GTACTTGGATCACAATCAATTTTCTGGGAGGATTCCTGATGCCTTCTACAAGCATCCATTTTTAAAGGAGAT GTACATTGA
- the LOC140990165 gene encoding putative SNAP25 homologous protein SNAP30, whose translation MFGFRKSPANNKPPTQTSVDPTNPFDSDTESDKKNTIKPSRRTSSEPILVTPVDDDDDFFGRRPPSASKQKDFDKMSVQELEDYAMNKAGETTNSVNNCLKIAEDMRQDATRTLDMLSQQGEQIHRTHVMAVDMDRDLSRGEKLLNNLGGMFSKPWKPKKTRAITGPLTSKDDSDTGKRSTLEQREKLGLDQAPKKRGSRTPPPEPTNALQKVELEKGKQDDALSDLSNILGELKGMAVDMGSELNRQNKALDHLGQDVDELNSRVKGANQRTRRLIGK comes from the exons ATGTTTGGCTTCAGAAAATCGCCGGCCAACAACAAACCCCCAACGCAGACATCAGTAGATCCTACCAATCCTTTTGATTCGGATACCGAATCAGATAAGAAAAACACAATCAAACCATCTAGAAGAACATCTTCCGAGCCCATACTTGTGACACCggttgatgatgatgatgattttttCGGGAGGCGGCCGCCTTCTGCAAGCAAGCAAAAGGACTTTGATAAAATGTCGGTTCAAGAATTGGAGGATTATGCTATGAACAAGGCTGGGGAGACCACTAACTCGGTGAACAATTGCTTAAAGATTGCAGAGGATATGAGACAAGATGCTACTAGGACACTGGACATGTTGAGCCAGCAGGGCGAGCAAATTCACAGGACACACGTGATGGCTGTGGATATGGACCGAGATTTGAGCCGG GGAGAGAAATTGTTGAATAATCTCGGTGGCATGTTTTCGAAGCCATGGAAGCCAAAGAAGACAAGGGCGATCACTGGTCCTTTAACTTCAAAAG ATGATAGTGATACAGGAAAAAGAAGTACCCTGGAGCAAAGAGAAAAGTTGGGCTTAGATCAGGCACCCAAAAAACGTGGCTCGCGCACACCTCCTCCGGAGCCAACTAATGCCCTGCAGAAAGTTGAG TTGGAGAAAGGAAAGCAGGATGATGCACTTTCAGACCTTAGCAATATATTGGGTGAACTAAAAGGCATGGCTGTCGATATGGGAAGCGAATTGAACAGGCAAAACAAGGCCCTGGATCACCTTGGACAAGATGTTGATGAACTCAATTCTAGAGTGAAAGGTGCCAATCAACGCACACGACGTTTGATTGGCAAGTGA
- the LOC140989509 gene encoding uncharacterized protein has product MMEEDQDLRFVCKSCKKRYPCGKSLGGHMRSHVIANSSHFDENFEANIAGQQHIMSESKVAELGNGQSSYGLRENPRKTWRAVDSTFPLVQDRVCKQCGKGFQSMKALCGHMACHSEKDRGLKDDHSWTSENQKIVFDSYSDTEEGHVFRLRTRSSKSKKCNKVDVKSPSFSLANNGSSSVSEIDGKDQEEVAMCLMLLSKDSGNKVGVNSVVESSDNISVVLETKSSSIDMRFGKKEGTNGVCIGEETPQLKNIGDRKLKDASLNVEIAKMENSDSGYFLDERAKAESDASVGRGVEEYGVGFRSSVNRIKKFRTELRNGFGKENEYGTYAIASKFARIESRKRKYSDEDPESWNETIRSMKNSHIEGEECSNSQKRSKYECFNCRKTFKSYQALGGHRPCHKRSNVYYESRYESGENILHDFTDIQTTGNKKPSAKSSSQLKIKPKKNKGHVCPFCDRVFKNGQALGGHKRSHFIVSNDETQNQSRRKKTELHNLLDLNLPAPEEDEDDGRGQFF; this is encoded by the coding sequence ATGATGGAGGAGGATCAAGATTTGAGGTTTGTTTGTAAGTCGTGCAAGAAGAGGTATCCATGTGGGAAGTCACTGGGCGGTCATATGAGGTCTCATGTAATAGCAAATTCGTCTcattttgatgaaaattttgAGGCCAACATTGCTGGGCAGCAGCATATCATGTCAGAATCGAAGGTTGCTGAACTTGGAAATGGGCAGTCTAGTTACGGGTTAAGAGAAAATCCAAGGAAAACTTGGAGGGCTGTGGATTCAACTTTCCCTTTGGTACAAGACAGAGTTTGCAAGCAATGTGGTAAAGGGTTTCAGTCGATGAAAGCATTGTGTGGTCACATGGCTTGCCACTCTGAGAAGGATAGAGGTTTGAAGGATGATCATTCTTGGACTAGTGAGAATCAGAAGATAGTGTTTGATAGTTACTCGGATACGGAAGAAGGCCATGTTTTTAGGCTAAGAACTAGATCATCAAAGAGTAAGAAGTGCAACAAGGTTGATGTTAAGTCTCCTTCATTTTCATTAGCTAACAATGGTTCTTCATCTGTTTCTGAGATTGATGGAAAAGATCAAGAGGAAGTAGCTATGTGTTTAATGTTGTTGTCGAAGGATTCTGGGAATAAGGTTGGTGTCAATTCGGTTGTCGAATCTTCTGATAACATTTCTGTTGTTCTTGAGACAAAGTCTTCTTCAATTGACATGAGATTCGGTAAAAAAGAAGGCACAAATGGCGTTTGCATTGGTGAGGAGACTCCTCAATTGAAGAATATTGGGGATAGGAAGTTGAAGGATGCTTCTTTGAACGTTGAAATTGCTAAAATGGAGAATTCGGATTCTGGGTATTTCTTGGATGAACGTGCTAAGGCTGAGTCCGATGCATCAGTTGGAAGAGGGGTTGAGGAGTATGGTGTTGGGTTCAGGAGCAGCGTGAATAGAATCAAGAAATTCAGAACAGAACTGAGAAATGGATTCGGCAAGGAAAATGAGTATGGTACTTATGCAATAGCATCAAAATTTGCTAGGATTGAATCAAGAAAGAGAAAGTATAGTGATGAAGATCCGGAATCATGGAATGAAACCATCAGGTCGATGAAAAACAGCCATATAGAGGGTGAAGAGTGCAGTAATTCTCAGAAGAGAAGTAAATATGAATGTTTCAACTGCAGAAAGACCTTCAAGTCATATCAGGCTCTTGGAGGGCACAGACCATGCCACAAGAGGAGCAACGTGTACTACGAATCAAGATATGAAAGTGGTGAAAATATTCTTCATGATTTTACTGACATCCAGACAACTGGTAACAAAAAACCAAGTGCTAAGAGTTCATCTCAGCTAAAGATTAAGCCTAAAAAGAACAAAGGCCATGTTTGCCCTTTCTGCGACAGAGTTTTTAAAAATGGTCAAGCTCTAGGCGGCCACAAGAGGTCACATTTTATTGTCTCCAACGATGAAACTCAGAATCAGAGTCGAAGAAAGAAGACCGAGCTTCACAATTTGCTCGATCTTAATCTTCCTGCTCCCgaggaagatgaagatgatgGACGAGGCCAGTTCTTTTAA
- the LOC140989308 gene encoding beta-glucosidase 6-like, translating to MWLKKGVSLIFVFIVALEIQECCGQNISRQSFPEGFVFGTASSAYQFEGAVKEDGRGQTIWDTFAHTFGKVLDFSNADVATNQYHLYSGDIQLMKDMGMDAYRFSIAWSRIYPNGTGKINQAGVDHYNKFINALLANGIEPYVTLYHWDLPQSLEDKYAGWLDPQSIKDFTMYAETCFEEFGDRVKNWITFNEPHTFAVQGYDVGLQAPSRCSIILHAFCKAGNSATEPYVVAHNVLLSHASVVHVYKQKYQPHQHGSIGISLDSFWYEPASNSSADIEATQRTLDFSLGWFVEPLIFGDYPSSMRTRVASRLPRFTEAESKQLKGSFDFIGINHYTTWYANVNNTNIIGVLLNDSLADSGSSSLPFKNGKPIANRANSIWLYIVPHGIRSLMNYIKQKYGNPLIIITENGMDDANDPFMSIKDALKDEKRIKYHNDYLTNLLAAIKEDGCNIRGYFVWSLLDNWEWGAGFSSRFGLYFVDYNDNLKRYAKDSVKWFKNFLAS from the exons aTGTGGCTCAAAAAAGGTGTTTCTTTAATATTTGTATTTATCGTGGCTCTTGAAATCCAAGAATGCTGTGGCCAGAATATCAGTAGACAAAGCTTTCCCGAAGGTTTTGTTTTTGGGACCGCGTCTTCTGCTTATCag TTTGAAGGAGCTGTGAAAGAGGATGGAAGAGGTCAAACTATATGGGACACATTTGCTCATACTTTTG GAAAAGTTCTTGATTTTAGCAATGCGGATGTTGCCACCAATCAATATCACCTCTATTCT GGAGACATACAACTTATGAAAGATATGGGCATGGATGCCTACAGGTTTTCAATTGCCTGGTCCAGGATTTACCCCA ATGGAACTGGGAAAATCAATCAAGCTGGAGTCGATCATTACAATAAATTCATCAACGCTTTATTAGCCAACg GAATCGAACCATATGTGACACTATACCATTGGGATCTTCCCCAAAGTCTCGAAGACAAATACGCTGGCTGGTTGGATCCTCAAAGCAT AAAAGACTTTACAATGTATGCGGAGACATGTTTCGAGGAGTTTGGTGATAGGGTGAAGAACTGGATCACTTTCAATGAGCCACACACCTTTGCTGTACAAGGATACGACGTCGGGCTTCAGGCTCCGAGCCGATGTTCCATCATTCTTCATGCCTTTTGCAAGGCTGGGAACTCGGCTACTGAACCTTATGTCGTTGCCCACAATGTGCTTCTATCGCATGCTTCTGTGGTACATGTTTACAAGCAAAAATATCAG CCACATCAACATGGTTCAATTGGAATAAGCCTGGATTCCTTTTGGTACGAGCCGGCATCAAACTCCTCTGCCGACATCGAAGCAACACAAAGGACCTTAGATTTCAGCTTGGGTTG gtTTGTCGAGCCTCTCATATTTGGTGACTACCCAAGCTCGATGAGAACAAGAGTGGCGAGCCGGTTGCCAAGATTCACCGAGGCCGAGTCCAAACAATTGAAGGGTTCCTTTGATTTCATAGGCATAAATCACTACACCACATGGTACGCAAACGTTAACAATACAAACATCATCGGTGTCTTGCTCAACGACTCCCTCGCAGATTCCGGCTCCTCTTCTTTAC CATTTAAAAACGGGAAGCCTATAGCTAACAGG GCAAATTCTATTTGGTTGTATATCGTGCCTCATGGGATTAGAAGTTTGATGAACTACATCAAGCAGAAATACGGGAACCCTCTGATAATAATTACTGAAAATG GCATGGATGATGCAAACGACCCATTTATGTCCATTAAGGATGCTCTCAAGGACGAGAAGCGGATTAAGTACCATAACGACTATCTAACGAACTTGCTAGCCGCAATCAA AGAAGATGGTTGCAATATTAGAGGGTATTTCGTATGGTCCTTGCTTGATAATTGGGAATGGGGAGCTGGATTCAGTTCAAGATTTGGTCTGTACTTTGTGGATTACAATGACAACTTGAAGAGATACGCCAAGGATTCGGTGAAATGGTTCAAGAATTTCTTGGCTTCTTAG